A genome region from Candidatus Methylomirabilota bacterium includes the following:
- a CDS encoding ABC transporter substrate-binding protein has product MARTGSESDRGLTRRGLLGGGLALGGGLAGLELFGATARPARAQTTGSPRHGGTVIAAAEIDPIALDPHTGSNFSSVQAYDHMYESLTMYDEKTNIVPALAQSWEITNGGKTYTFKLRPNVKFHNGQTMTADDVKYSIDRVLDPKTASPWVSWLNAIKEIKVVDPLTVQMNLDAPYPLVGSFAGMRAAGIIPKGLAEKENLKIRGIGTGPFKLVEYVPQDRIVYARHADYWDKPLPYLDGMTFKVLTEENARIAALRAGQIQYAFLSAQGAAQLEGAPGITVAKSPFAWVVLHYINVLNKPLSDARVRRAMRMAVDTNEVIQKAAFGAAVPSGPVPTGYGDWYLDPKTLPYLKADVEGAKKLLAEAGYPNGFKVEIKCSPQYPEFVAATLVIQESLKKIGVDVTVTQMEWGAFVAENAKSNRSCGKEGSDVYSSANTFRPDPDGFLYSYFHSKGDLNKGGCDRPYPRVDALLVEARQSSNHAERRRLYHEAQRILLEESPNWWWYAKFNIEAVSSKVQGYAQSFTGRRLFLKKTWLA; this is encoded by the coding sequence ATGGCACGGACGGGATCGGAGTCGGATCGGGGTCTCACTCGGCGGGGGCTCCTGGGCGGGGGACTGGCGCTCGGCGGCGGCCTGGCCGGGCTCGAGCTCTTCGGCGCCACCGCCCGGCCGGCGCGCGCCCAGACGACCGGATCGCCGAGGCACGGCGGCACGGTGATCGCCGCGGCCGAGATCGACCCCATCGCCCTGGACCCCCACACGGGCTCCAACTTCTCGTCGGTGCAGGCCTACGACCACATGTACGAGAGCCTGACGATGTACGACGAGAAGACCAACATCGTGCCGGCGCTGGCGCAGAGCTGGGAGATCACCAACGGCGGGAAGACGTACACCTTCAAGCTCCGACCCAACGTGAAATTCCACAACGGCCAGACCATGACGGCCGACGACGTGAAGTACTCGATCGACCGGGTCCTCGACCCGAAGACCGCATCGCCGTGGGTGAGCTGGCTCAACGCGATCAAGGAGATCAAGGTCGTCGATCCCCTCACGGTCCAGATGAACCTCGACGCGCCCTATCCGCTCGTCGGCTCGTTCGCCGGCATGCGGGCGGCGGGCATCATCCCGAAGGGGCTGGCCGAGAAGGAGAACCTGAAGATCCGGGGCATCGGCACCGGTCCCTTCAAGCTGGTCGAGTACGTGCCGCAAGACAGGATCGTCTACGCGCGCCACGCGGACTACTGGGACAAGCCGCTGCCGTATCTCGACGGGATGACCTTCAAGGTCCTGACCGAGGAGAACGCCCGGATCGCCGCGCTCCGGGCCGGCCAGATCCAGTACGCCTTCCTGTCCGCCCAGGGCGCGGCGCAGCTCGAAGGCGCCCCCGGGATCACCGTCGCGAAGAGCCCGTTCGCCTGGGTCGTCCTCCACTACATCAACGTGCTCAACAAGCCGCTGAGCGACGCGCGCGTCCGCCGGGCGATGCGGATGGCCGTGGACACCAACGAGGTGATCCAGAAGGCGGCGTTCGGCGCCGCGGTGCCCTCGGGCCCCGTCCCCACGGGCTACGGCGACTGGTACCTCGACCCCAAGACCCTGCCCTACCTCAAGGCGGACGTCGAGGGCGCGAAGAAGCTCCTGGCCGAGGCCGGCTACCCGAACGGCTTCAAGGTTGAGATCAAGTGCTCGCCCCAGTACCCCGAGTTCGTCGCCGCGACGCTGGTGATCCAGGAGTCGCTCAAGAAGATCGGCGTCGACGTCACCGTCACCCAGATGGAGTGGGGGGCGTTCGTGGCCGAGAACGCCAAGTCGAACCGGTCCTGCGGCAAGGAGGGCTCGGACGTCTACTCCTCCGCCAACACCTTCCGTCCCGATCCGGACGGGTTCCTCTACTCCTACTTCCATTCGAAAGGGGACCTCAACAAGGGCGGCTGCGACCGACCGTACCCGCGGGTGGACGCCCTGCTCGTCGAGGCCCGCCAGAGCTCCAATCACGCGGAACGCCGCCGGCTCTACCACGAGGCCCAGCGGATCCTGCTCGAGGAGAGCCCGAACTGGTGGTGGTATGCGAAGTTCAACATCGAGGCGGTGTCCAGCAAGGTCCAGGGGTATGCCCAGTCCTTCACGGGGCGCCGGCTCTTCCTGAAAAAGACCTGGCTCGCCTGA
- a CDS encoding CocE/NonD family hydrolase, whose product MPEPSPFTVQRDVPQVMRDGTILRADVYLPKDGGPFPALLERTPYSKDNSPECQVGAPPFFASHGYAVVIQDVRGRFASEGRFVPFHDDGWGPTRDGYDTVEWVAAQPWCDGQVGTIGGSYAGATQYRLAPTRPPHLRAMYVRESSADYWAEWVYRGGAFELAFMLEWTVKWTYNNLARLAPSPEEHARRKGILEKALGDLESWHRQRPLHPNPLVEGLDDWFNEFLAHPADGPFWWRWNITHQHAEVDTPIVHLGGWFDIFLAGTLKNFVGLRAKARSPAARDAQRLVIGPWVHGPWNMAKSVQGEVDFGADAVWDYNAKRLPWFEHWLKKARNDVQDEPRVQLFVMGENRWRAAEEYPLPGTRYTPWYLRDGGALAADAPAGAESAEGYRYDPDDPVPTLGGATLNIPGGAYDQRPIEGLAVRCLTYTSAPLERDLTIVGDVRCVLHAMSSAPDTDFVVRLTDVQPDGFSRLLCDGILRARYRESGAHPTPLTPNQVYELTVDLWATANTFRRGHRIRVAVTSSSFPRFDRNPNTGGPVAAEARGQVALNTVFHDARRPSRILLPVIES is encoded by the coding sequence ATGCCGGAGCCTTCGCCCTTCACGGTCCAGCGCGACGTCCCTCAGGTCATGCGGGACGGAACCATCCTCCGGGCGGACGTCTACCTGCCGAAGGACGGGGGGCCGTTCCCCGCCCTGCTCGAGCGGACGCCCTACAGCAAGGACAACTCGCCCGAGTGTCAGGTGGGCGCCCCGCCGTTCTTCGCCTCGCACGGGTACGCCGTGGTGATCCAGGACGTCCGCGGCCGCTTCGCCTCCGAGGGCCGCTTCGTCCCCTTCCACGACGACGGCTGGGGCCCGACTCGAGACGGCTACGACACGGTCGAGTGGGTGGCCGCCCAGCCGTGGTGCGACGGCCAGGTCGGCACCATCGGCGGGTCATACGCGGGCGCCACCCAGTACCGTCTGGCGCCGACGCGGCCACCCCATCTCCGCGCCATGTACGTGCGGGAGTCGTCGGCCGACTACTGGGCGGAGTGGGTGTACCGGGGGGGCGCCTTCGAGCTCGCCTTCATGCTGGAGTGGACCGTCAAGTGGACCTACAACAACCTGGCCCGTCTGGCGCCGAGCCCCGAGGAGCACGCCCGGCGGAAGGGCATCCTCGAGAAGGCCCTCGGCGATCTCGAGAGCTGGCACCGGCAGCGGCCCCTCCATCCCAACCCGCTGGTCGAGGGCCTGGACGACTGGTTCAACGAGTTCCTGGCCCACCCCGCCGACGGCCCGTTCTGGTGGCGGTGGAACATCACCCACCAACACGCCGAGGTGGACACGCCGATCGTGCATCTCGGCGGCTGGTTCGACATCTTCCTGGCCGGGACGCTCAAGAACTTCGTCGGCCTGCGGGCCAAGGCCCGGAGCCCGGCGGCGCGCGACGCTCAGCGGCTGGTCATCGGGCCGTGGGTGCACGGTCCCTGGAACATGGCCAAGAGCGTCCAGGGCGAGGTCGACTTCGGCGCCGACGCGGTCTGGGACTACAACGCGAAGCGGCTCCCCTGGTTCGAGCACTGGCTCAAGAAGGCGCGCAACGACGTCCAGGACGAGCCGCGGGTCCAGCTCTTCGTCATGGGCGAGAACCGCTGGCGGGCGGCCGAGGAGTATCCGCTACCCGGCACCCGCTACACGCCGTGGTACCTGCGGGACGGCGGGGCCCTCGCCGCGGATGCGCCGGCCGGCGCCGAGTCGGCCGAGGGCTATCGCTACGACCCCGACGATCCCGTGCCCACCCTCGGCGGCGCGACGCTGAACATCCCGGGCGGCGCCTATGACCAGCGGCCGATCGAGGGCCTCGCGGTCCGCTGCCTCACCTACACGAGCGCGCCGCTCGAGCGCGATCTCACCATCGTCGGCGATGTGCGCTGCGTCCTCCACGCCATGTCCTCGGCGCCCGACACCGACTTCGTGGTCCGCCTGACCGACGTCCAGCCGGACGGGTTCTCCCGCCTCCTCTGCGACGGCATCCTCCGCGCGCGCTACCGGGAGTCCGGCGCGCACCCGACGCCTCTCACGCCGAACCAGGTGTACGAGTTGACGGTCGATCTCTGGGCCACGGCCAACACCTTCCGGCGGGGTCACCGGATCCGGGTGGCGGTCACCTCCTCGAGCTTCCCGCGCTTCGACCGGAACCCGAACACGGGCGGCCCGGTCGCCGCCGAAGCGCGCGGCCAGGTCGCGCTCAACACCGTCTTCCACGACGCCCGTCGGCCCTCGCGGATCCTCCTCCCGGTGATCGAGAGCTGA